Proteins from one Piscinibacter lacus genomic window:
- a CDS encoding cytochrome c biogenesis protein ResB — protein MSASTTGLTLNTRSRPLREAVEVLSSMRFAIALLTVICIASVIGTVVTQREPGVNYVNQFGPFWAEMFDRVGLYNVYSAWWFLLILAFLVVSTSLCIARNAPKILVDLRSYKEQVRSNALKAFPHRGEGELGEAPEAALQRVTGLLGRRGWRYKLDVREARAGQAGGVMVAARQGATNKLGYLAAHGAIVLICIGGLFDGDLVVQAQMALGGKQAYSGDGALSTVPPEHVLSPDNPTYRGSLFVGEGQRSGVAVLNLADGIVLQPLPFEIELKKFVVDYYETGMPKLFSSEVLIRDRETGAVRAETIRVNHPAESHGVAIYQSSFEDGGSRLKFKAWPLKGGPAFAVDGAVGGRTQLNEAGSGEQLGLEFTGLRTINVENVTEPGAATAGAVDVRKVDLVDSVQRHLGSGAKAPTERTLRNIGPSFSYKLRDAAGQAREFNNYMLPVELEGQRVYLAGVRDNPNESFRYLRIPVDAEGGIGDWMRLQAALRDPVRREAAARSYVERATPDERPEMRDALRASAQRTLGMFAGAERIDPPGAAAPEGPPPAGLMALSAFLEQNVPESDRERTSEVLLRILNGSLLELLQQARAAEGLKPLALDESLQAFMSQSLIALSDVAFFPAPLLLTLENFEQVQASVFQVTRAPGKTLVYLGCAFLIVGVFAMLYIRERRLWVWLEDLGEGRTRLTAALSSTRQTLDTDREFDQLRTALLAGPRTEERPA, from the coding sequence ATGTCCGCCAGCACCACCGGCCTGACCCTGAACACCCGCTCGCGCCCGCTGCGCGAGGCGGTCGAGGTGCTGTCCTCGATGCGCTTTGCCATCGCGCTGCTGACGGTGATCTGCATCGCCTCGGTCATCGGCACGGTCGTCACGCAGCGCGAGCCGGGCGTCAACTATGTCAACCAGTTCGGCCCCTTCTGGGCCGAGATGTTCGACCGGGTCGGCCTCTACAACGTCTACAGCGCCTGGTGGTTCCTGCTGATCCTGGCCTTCCTGGTGGTCTCGACCAGCCTGTGCATCGCGCGCAATGCCCCCAAGATCTTGGTCGATCTGCGCAGCTACAAGGAGCAGGTGCGATCCAACGCGCTCAAGGCCTTCCCGCACCGCGGCGAGGGTGAGCTGGGCGAGGCGCCCGAGGCCGCCCTGCAACGCGTGACCGGCCTGCTCGGCCGCCGCGGCTGGCGCTACAAGCTCGACGTGCGCGAGGCCCGTGCCGGCCAGGCCGGCGGGGTGATGGTCGCGGCCCGGCAGGGGGCGACCAACAAGCTGGGCTACCTGGCCGCGCATGGCGCCATCGTGCTGATCTGCATCGGCGGCCTGTTCGATGGCGATCTGGTCGTGCAGGCCCAGATGGCCCTGGGCGGCAAGCAGGCCTACAGCGGCGACGGCGCCCTGAGCACCGTGCCGCCCGAGCATGTGCTGAGCCCCGACAACCCGACCTACCGGGGTTCGCTCTTCGTCGGCGAGGGCCAGCGCTCGGGCGTGGCCGTGCTCAACCTGGCCGATGGCATCGTGCTGCAGCCGCTGCCCTTCGAGATCGAGCTGAAGAAGTTCGTCGTCGACTACTACGAGACCGGCATGCCCAAGCTCTTTTCGAGCGAGGTGCTGATCCGCGACCGCGAGACCGGGGCCGTGCGCGCCGAGACCATCCGCGTCAACCATCCGGCCGAGAGCCACGGCGTGGCCATCTACCAGTCCAGCTTCGAGGACGGCGGCTCGCGCCTGAAGTTCAAGGCCTGGCCGCTCAAGGGCGGTCCGGCCTTTGCCGTCGACGGCGCCGTCGGTGGCCGCACCCAGCTCAATGAGGCGGGTTCGGGCGAGCAGCTCGGCCTGGAGTTCACCGGCCTGCGCACCATCAATGTCGAGAACGTGACCGAGCCCGGCGCGGCCACGGCGGGCGCGGTCGACGTCCGCAAGGTCGACCTGGTCGACAGCGTGCAGCGCCACCTGGGCTCGGGCGCCAAGGCGCCGACCGAGCGCACCCTGCGCAACATCGGCCCGTCCTTCAGCTACAAGCTGCGCGATGCCGCAGGCCAGGCGCGCGAATTCAACAACTACATGCTGCCGGTGGAGCTCGAAGGCCAGCGCGTCTACCTGGCCGGTGTGCGCGACAACCCCAACGAAAGCTTCCGCTACCTGCGCATCCCCGTGGACGCCGAGGGTGGCATCGGCGACTGGATGCGCCTGCAAGCGGCCCTGCGCGACCCGGTGCGCCGCGAGGCCGCAGCCCGCAGCTACGTCGAACGCGCCACGCCCGACGAGCGACCGGAGATGCGCGACGCCCTGCGCGCCTCGGCCCAGCGCACCCTGGGCATGTTCGCGGGCGCCGAGCGCATCGACCCGCCCGGCGCGGCTGCGCCCGAAGGCCCGCCGCCGGCCGGCCTGATGGCGCTCTCCGCCTTCCTCGAGCAGAACGTGCCCGAGTCCGACCGCGAGCGCACCTCGGAAGTGCTGCTGCGCATCCTCAACGGCAGCCTGCTGGAGTTGCTGCAGCAGGCGCGTGCGGCCGAAGGCCTCAAGCCCCTGGCGCTGGATGAGTCGCTGCAGGCCTTCATGAGCCAGTCGCTGATCGCGCTGTCGGATGTCGCCTTCTTCCCGGCGCCGCTGCTGCTGACGCTGGAGAACTTCGAGCAGGTCCAGGCCAGCGTCTTCCAGGTCACCCGGGCGCCGGGCAAGACCCTGGTCTACCTGGGCTGTGCCTTCCTGATCGTGGGCGTGTTCGCGATGCTCTACATCCGCGAGCGCCGGCTGTGGGTCTGGCTGGAGGACCTCGGCGAAGGCCGCACCCGCCTGACGGCCGCCTTGTCCTCGACCCGCCAGACCCTGGATACCGACCGAGAATTCGATCAGTTGCGCACCGCCCTGCTGGCGGGACCGCGCACGGAGGAGCGTCCTGCATGA
- the ccsB gene encoding c-type cytochrome biogenesis protein CcsB — protein sequence MNTTTLRLESPGLLARRSVYDWVFALLIVVGAGYAWQRYGDSMDFYERAILLGAVPSAIALGWFWGPLRTLMLGVGAASLLAIGLYAQVSDGFGADLDAGQNKLLLKYFLASQSAILWMGVLFWLSTLFYWIGLLGRGRAETAERLGSVFAWGGVAMALVGTMVRWYESHQIAPDVGHIPVSNLYEVFVMFAWMTAAFHLYFESLYLGRAREGGTVHGESSVRSLGAFVMLIVSAAVGFLLWYTVTREAQQIQPLVPALQSWWMKVHVPANFVGYGTFALSAMVAWAYLLKSGSPSSLRTAFVYVPIGLSLVLLGFQNFGGVTPQVETALGKSLRMVVGVGLFCALTLALRRPIVAKLPSLELLDDVMYKAIAVGFAFFTIATVLGALWAAEAWGGYWSWDPKETWALIVWLNYAAWLHMRLMKGLRGTVAAWWALVGLVITTFAFLGVNMFLSGLHSYGEL from the coding sequence ATGAACACCACCACCTTGCGTCTTGAATCGCCCGGCCTGCTAGCCCGGCGTTCGGTTTACGACTGGGTCTTTGCTCTGTTGATCGTCGTCGGGGCAGGCTATGCCTGGCAACGCTACGGCGACAGCATGGACTTCTACGAGCGCGCCATCCTGCTGGGTGCCGTGCCTTCGGCCATCGCCCTCGGCTGGTTCTGGGGGCCGCTGCGCACGCTGATGCTGGGCGTGGGCGCGGCCAGCCTGCTGGCCATCGGCCTCTATGCCCAGGTCAGCGACGGTTTCGGTGCCGACCTGGACGCCGGCCAGAACAAGCTGCTGCTCAAGTATTTCCTGGCCAGCCAGAGCGCCATCCTGTGGATGGGCGTGCTCTTCTGGCTCAGCACCTTGTTCTACTGGATCGGCCTGCTGGGCCGCGGCCGCGCGGAAACCGCCGAGCGCCTGGGCAGCGTCTTCGCCTGGGGCGGCGTGGCCATGGCCCTGGTCGGCACCATGGTGCGCTGGTACGAAAGCCACCAGATCGCGCCCGATGTCGGCCACATCCCGGTCAGCAACCTCTACGAAGTCTTCGTGATGTTCGCCTGGATGACGGCGGCCTTCCATCTCTACTTCGAGTCGCTCTACCTCGGCCGCGCCCGCGAGGGCGGCACCGTGCACGGCGAATCCTCGGTGCGTTCGCTGGGCGCCTTCGTCATGCTGATCGTCAGCGCGGCGGTCGGCTTCCTGCTCTGGTACACGGTCACGCGCGAGGCGCAGCAGATCCAGCCCCTGGTGCCGGCCCTGCAGAGCTGGTGGATGAAGGTGCATGTGCCGGCCAATTTCGTGGGCTACGGCACCTTCGCGCTGTCGGCCATGGTGGCCTGGGCCTATCTGCTCAAGAGCGGCTCGCCGTCCTCGCTGCGCACCGCCTTCGTCTATGTGCCCATCGGCCTGAGCCTGGTGCTGCTGGGCTTCCAGAACTTCGGCGGCGTGACGCCCCAGGTCGAGACGGCGCTGGGCAAGAGCCTGCGCATGGTGGTGGGCGTCGGCCTGTTCTGCGCGCTGACGCTGGCGCTGCGCCGGCCCATCGTCGCCAAGCTGCCGAGCCTGGAACTGCTCGACGACGTGATGTACAAGGCGATTGCCGTCGGCTTTGCCTTCTTCACCATCGCGACCGTGCTGGGCGCGCTGTGGGCCGCCGAGGCCTGGGGCGGCTACTGGTCCTGGGACCCGAAGGAGACCTGGGCGCTGATCGTCTGGCTCAACTACGCGGCTTGGCTGCACATGCGCCTGATGAAGGGCCTGCGCGGCACCGTGGCGGCCTGGTGGGCCCTGGTCGGCCTGGTCATCACGACCTTCGCCTTCCTCGGTGTGAACATGTTCCTCAGCGGCCTGCACAGCTACGGCGAGCTCTGA
- a CDS encoding c-type cytochrome codes for MKSVLTLLLAAALAAPALAETPQAPVKADLKKGEAIAQTCIACHSADGSRGSPANPILQGQHPEYLVRQLQGFKSGQRANAIMQGFASALSEEDMRNVAAFYASKTAKPGAAKNKDTVALGESIYRGGIPSKAVPACAGCHSPSGAGIPSVYPRLGGQHADYTAAQLTGFRDGIRKNNAQMSTIAQRMSDREIQAVSDYIAGLY; via the coding sequence ATGAAGTCCGTCCTGACCCTGCTGCTGGCGGCCGCGCTGGCTGCGCCCGCCCTTGCCGAGACCCCCCAGGCGCCGGTCAAGGCCGACCTGAAGAAGGGCGAGGCCATCGCCCAGACCTGCATCGCCTGCCACAGCGCCGATGGCAGCCGCGGTTCGCCGGCCAATCCCATCCTGCAAGGCCAGCACCCGGAATACCTCGTCCGCCAGCTCCAGGGCTTCAAGTCGGGCCAGCGCGCCAACGCGATCATGCAGGGCTTTGCCTCGGCCCTGAGCGAAGAAGACATGCGCAATGTCGCCGCCTTCTACGCCAGCAAGACGGCCAAGCCCGGCGCGGCCAAGAACAAGGACACCGTCGCCCTGGGTGAGTCGATCTACCGCGGCGGCATCCCGTCCAAGGCCGTTCCGGCCTGCGCGGGCTGCCACAGCCCCAGCGGTGCCGGCATCCCCTCGGTCTACCCCCGCCTTGGCGGCCAGCATGCCGACTACACCGCGGCGCAGCTCACCGGCTTCCGCGATGGCATTCGCAAGAACAATGCGCAGATGAGCACCATCGCCCAGCGCATGAGCGATCGCGAGATCCAGGCCGTGTCCGATTACATCGCCGGCCTGTATTGA
- a CDS encoding sulfite oxidase heme-binding subunit YedZ: MPAWTSPSSTEPRRPRRPLLLHPLAQPLLVLLGLLPLAELIWRIAADALGANPAEALIRQTGDWTLRMLCLTLAVTPLREALGLPALARFRRTLGLFVYFYALLHLSAYAWLDMGLDPAAVVTDILKRPFILVGFLALLLLTPLAATSFNAAIRRLGAVRWKRLHRAVYAVAGLALLHFFWMRAGKQDFAEVAVYAAVIALLLGWRLRGMLARRRSA, translated from the coding sequence ATGCCGGCATGGACCTCGCCAAGTTCTACTGAGCCGCGCCGGCCCCGCCGGCCGCTGCTGCTGCATCCCCTGGCCCAGCCCCTGCTGGTGCTGCTGGGCCTGCTGCCGCTGGCCGAGCTAATCTGGCGGATCGCCGCCGACGCCTTGGGTGCCAACCCGGCCGAAGCCCTGATCCGCCAGACCGGCGACTGGACGCTGCGCATGCTCTGCCTGACCCTGGCCGTCACGCCGCTGCGCGAGGCCCTGGGCCTGCCCGCCCTGGCGCGCTTTCGCCGCACCCTCGGACTGTTCGTCTACTTCTACGCCCTGCTGCACCTGAGCGCCTATGCCTGGCTGGACATGGGCCTGGACCCGGCCGCCGTGGTGACGGACATCCTCAAGCGCCCCTTCATCCTGGTCGGCTTCCTGGCCCTGCTGCTGCTGACGCCGCTGGCCGCGACCTCCTTCAATGCCGCGATCCGGCGCCTGGGCGCGGTGCGCTGGAAGCGCCTGCACCGGGCCGTGTACGCAGTGGCCGGCCTGGCCCTGCTGCACTTCTTCTGGATGCGTGCGGGCAAGCAGGACTTTGCCGAGGTGGCGGTCTATGCCGCTGTGATCGCGCTGCTGCTGGGCTGGCGCCTGCGCGGCATGCTGGCCCGCAGGCGCAGCGCCTGA
- a CDS encoding patatin-like phospholipase family protein, translated as MACWRVGTERPRGAWAPAGRRRLPGLLLAALAQLVALAPAAAGPVPPAVAGLPARAASAPAEARPGVPGRPRIALVLSGGGARGLAHIGVLKVLERARVPVDLIVGTSMGAIIGGLYASGMEASAIDAEIRRVDWDGLFANRVARPELPLRQKEDDYAVTPALEVGLRDGELRVPLGTVSTRGLELLLRRYTLPVAELRDFDRLPIPFRAVATDMETGRPEILAHGDLALAMRSSMSVPGVFAPTELGGRLLGDGGLVDNLPVAVARSLGAERIIAVNIGTPLQPRESLDTLLGVTAQMINILTEQNVQRSLARLDAQRDLLIAPDLGRLTAADFQEAAAFIALGEDQAAQQWPALRALALPEADYRAWRAARGDFSTPRSALARVGFSGSDQTRPERYAGLLESQAGERFDVAAAERDVRRLAAAGDYTRVDYQLLPGADGDSLIFSVEEKTWGPNFFRVGLDFSTDFSGRGGFNVKLLHHRPWLDEAGLSWRNLVQIGTEPGWTSELRRPLGELASPLGGWFAALAGELGREEVLTYAGAEGGETGRIRRTRSRLGLDLGQPLGTLGELRLGAYSERWRDRVVVASEAFDGLRGGITRRERGLRLRLAFDRLDFASFPQAGWRARLELAAGALDDQASTDRRQSFTRIEAEGTQAWTLGRRHVLTLSGRLLASGHGRNTGQGLDALGGFQQLSGYKPGQIDGNQILFGRAVYYARLSPTALTRGLFAGASAELGNAWRRREDIRLGDLRSGFSVFLGADTGLGPLYLGLVHAPRGDTGLVLRLGAP; from the coding sequence ATGGCCTGCTGGCGCGTGGGCACTGAGCGGCCCCGCGGCGCCTGGGCGCCCGCCGGCCGGCGGCGCCTGCCCGGCCTCTTGCTGGCGGCGCTCGCGCAGCTCGTGGCGCTCGCGCCGGCTGCCGCGGGCCCGGTGCCGCCTGCGGTGGCCGGGCTGCCGGCCCGGGCGGCTTCCGCCCCGGCCGAGGCCCGGCCCGGCGTGCCGGGGCGTCCGCGCATTGCCCTGGTCCTGTCGGGCGGCGGGGCGCGCGGCCTGGCCCACATCGGCGTGCTCAAGGTGCTGGAGCGCGCCCGGGTGCCGGTGGACCTGATCGTCGGCACCTCGATGGGCGCGATCATCGGCGGCCTCTATGCCAGCGGCATGGAAGCCTCGGCCATCGACGCCGAGATCCGGCGGGTCGACTGGGACGGCCTGTTCGCCAACCGCGTCGCCCGGCCCGAGCTGCCGCTGCGCCAGAAGGAGGACGACTACGCCGTCACCCCGGCGCTGGAGGTCGGCCTGCGCGACGGCGAACTGCGCGTGCCGCTGGGCACCGTCTCGACCCGCGGCCTGGAGCTGCTGCTGCGCCGCTACACCCTGCCGGTGGCCGAGCTGCGCGACTTCGACCGCCTGCCCATTCCCTTCCGCGCCGTCGCCACCGACATGGAGACCGGCCGGCCCGAGATCCTGGCCCACGGCGACCTGGCCCTGGCGATGCGCTCGAGCATGAGCGTGCCGGGCGTGTTCGCGCCCACCGAGCTCGGCGGCCGCCTGCTGGGCGATGGTGGCCTGGTCGACAACCTGCCGGTGGCCGTGGCGCGCAGCCTGGGGGCCGAGCGCATCATCGCCGTCAACATCGGCACGCCGCTGCAGCCGCGCGAGTCGCTCGACACCCTGCTCGGGGTGACGGCGCAGATGATCAACATCCTCACCGAGCAGAACGTGCAGCGCAGCCTGGCGCGGCTCGATGCGCAGCGCGACCTGCTGATCGCCCCCGACCTCGGCCGGCTGACGGCCGCCGACTTCCAGGAGGCTGCGGCCTTCATCGCCCTGGGCGAGGACCAGGCCGCGCAGCAATGGCCGGCCCTGCGCGCGCTGGCCCTGCCCGAGGCCGACTACCGGGCCTGGCGCGCGGCGCGCGGCGACTTCTCCACCCCGCGCAGCGCCCTGGCGCGGGTCGGCTTCAGTGGCTCCGACCAGACCCGGCCCGAGCGCTACGCCGGCCTGCTGGAGAGCCAGGCCGGCGAGCGCTTCGACGTGGCCGCGGCCGAGCGCGACGTGCGCCGCCTGGCCGCCGCCGGCGACTACACCCGGGTCGATTACCAGTTGCTGCCCGGCGCTGATGGCGACAGCCTGATCTTCAGCGTCGAGGAGAAGACCTGGGGCCCGAACTTCTTCCGCGTCGGCCTGGACTTCAGCACCGATTTCAGCGGCCGCGGCGGCTTCAACGTCAAGCTGCTGCATCACCGGCCCTGGCTGGACGAGGCCGGCCTGAGCTGGCGCAACCTCGTGCAGATCGGCACCGAACCCGGCTGGACCAGCGAGCTGCGGCGTCCGCTGGGTGAGCTGGCTTCGCCGCTGGGCGGCTGGTTCGCCGCGCTGGCGGGCGAGCTGGGCCGCGAGGAGGTACTCACTTACGCGGGTGCCGAGGGCGGGGAGACCGGCCGCATCCGCCGCACCCGCAGCCGACTGGGCCTGGACCTGGGCCAGCCCCTGGGCACCTTGGGCGAGCTGCGCCTGGGCGCCTACAGCGAGCGCTGGCGCGACCGCGTGGTCGTCGCCAGCGAGGCCTTCGACGGCCTGCGCGGCGGCATCACCCGGCGCGAGCGCGGCCTGCGCCTGCGCCTGGCCTTCGACCGGCTCGATTTCGCCAGCTTCCCGCAGGCCGGCTGGCGGGCGCGGCTGGAACTGGCCGCCGGCGCCCTGGACGACCAGGCCAGCACGGATCGCCGCCAGAGCTTCACCCGCATCGAGGCCGAGGGCACCCAGGCCTGGACCCTGGGGCGCCGCCATGTGCTGACGCTCTCGGGCCGGCTGCTGGCCAGCGGCCACGGCCGCAACACCGGGCAGGGGCTGGATGCGCTGGGGGGCTTCCAGCAGCTCTCGGGCTACAAGCCGGGGCAGATCGACGGCAACCAGATCCTCTTCGGCCGGGCCGTCTATTACGCGCGGCTCAGCCCCACGGCCCTGACCCGCGGCCTCTTCGCCGGCGCCTCGGCCGAGCTGGGCAATGCCTGGCGTCGGCGGGAGGACATCCGCCTGGGCGATCTGCGCAGCGGTTTCTCGGTCTTCCTGGGGGCCGACACCGGCCTGGGCCCGCTCTACCTGGGCCTGGTGCATGCGCCGCGCGGCGACACCGGCCTGGTGCTGCGCCTGGGCGCACCCTGA
- a CDS encoding acyl-CoA thioesterase, translated as MIEDPRDTRSRPQPELSALPVGESPVLRVLPMPADANGNGDIFGGWIMSQVDLAGAVLSARLARGRIATIAVKEFVFRQSVSVGDLLSLYARVVAVGNTSVTVAVEVYAERNPADPIVVKVTEAQLTYVAIDRQGQRRPIPRPLPADIPLPPGSA; from the coding sequence ATGATCGAAGACCCGCGCGACACCCGTTCCCGCCCCCAGCCCGAGCTCAGCGCCCTGCCCGTCGGCGAGTCCCCGGTGCTGCGCGTGCTGCCCATGCCGGCCGATGCCAATGGCAATGGCGACATCTTTGGCGGCTGGATCATGTCGCAGGTGGACCTGGCGGGCGCCGTGCTCTCGGCCCGGCTCGCGCGCGGGCGCATCGCAACCATCGCGGTCAAGGAATTCGTCTTCCGCCAGTCGGTGTCGGTCGGCGATCTGCTTAGCCTCTATGCCCGCGTGGTGGCGGTGGGCAACACCTCGGTCACGGTCGCGGTCGAGGTCTATGCCGAGCGCAACCCGGCAGACCCCATCGTGGTGAAGGTGACCGAGGCCCAGCTCACCTATGTGGCCATCGACCGGCAGGGCCAGCGCCGGCCCATCCCGCGGCCGCTGCCGGCCGACATTCCGCTGCCGCCCGGCAGCGCCTGA
- the msrP gene encoding protein-methionine-sulfoxide reductase catalytic subunit MsrP: MISSRERRLGLVHPQASDITPRAVFEQRRALMQRMAAGGAGAVLASWAARDARAQVAATVAPGQLPALKSVRSSLAGALASDTATPHKLVTTYNNYYEFGTEKADPARRAHTLKTEPWTVSIEGEVRKPMKLDLDALLKLAPMEERIYRMRCVEGWSMVIPWIGWSMADLIRKVEPTGNAKFVEFTTLADPAQMPGLRSRVLDWPYVEGLRLDEAMNPLTMMAFGLYGEVLPKQNGAPLRLVVPWKYGFKSGKSIVRIRFTEKQPATSWNVAAAREYGFYSNVNPKVDHPRWSQATERRIGDDGLLQRRRPTLMFNGYEAQVGQLYAGMDLAKFY, translated from the coding sequence ATGATCTCGTCCCGCGAACGCCGACTCGGCCTCGTCCACCCCCAAGCGTCCGACATCACCCCGCGGGCCGTGTTCGAGCAGCGGCGGGCCCTGATGCAGCGCATGGCCGCGGGCGGCGCCGGTGCGGTGCTGGCGAGCTGGGCCGCCCGCGACGCCCGCGCCCAGGTGGCCGCCACCGTGGCGCCGGGCCAGTTGCCGGCGCTCAAGTCGGTGCGCAGCAGTCTGGCCGGGGCCCTGGCCTCCGACACGGCCACGCCCCACAAGCTGGTCACGACCTACAACAACTACTACGAGTTCGGCACCGAGAAGGCCGATCCGGCCCGCCGCGCCCACACCCTGAAGACCGAGCCCTGGACGGTGTCCATCGAGGGCGAGGTGCGCAAGCCCATGAAGCTCGACCTGGACGCGCTGCTCAAGCTCGCGCCCATGGAAGAGCGCATCTACCGCATGCGCTGCGTCGAGGGCTGGTCCATGGTGATCCCCTGGATCGGCTGGTCGATGGCCGATCTGATCCGCAAGGTCGAGCCGACCGGCAATGCCAAGTTCGTCGAGTTCACCACCCTCGCTGACCCGGCGCAGATGCCCGGCCTGCGCTCGCGCGTGCTGGACTGGCCTTATGTGGAAGGCCTGCGTCTCGACGAGGCCATGAACCCGCTGACGATGATGGCCTTCGGCCTCTACGGCGAGGTGCTGCCCAAGCAGAACGGTGCGCCGCTGCGCCTGGTGGTGCCCTGGAAGTACGGCTTCAAGAGCGGCAAGTCCATCGTCCGCATCCGCTTCACCGAGAAGCAGCCGGCCACCTCCTGGAATGTGGCGGCCGCGCGCGAGTACGGCTTCTATTCCAACGTCAACCCCAAGGTCGACCACCCGCGCTGGAGCCAGGCCACCGAGCGCCGCATCGGCGACGACGGCCTGTTGCAGCGCCGCCGCCCGACCCTGATGTTCAACGGTTACGAGGCCCAGGTGGGCCAGCTCTATGCCGGCATGGACCTCGCCAAGTTCTACTGA
- the yihA gene encoding ribosome biogenesis GTP-binding protein YihA/YsxC: protein MTEPLIPDASPQAGSLRTALAWTHTARFLTTAARLDQLPTSLLPEIAFVGRSNAGKSTAINTLAQQRRLAFASKTPGRTQHINLFSVGPKDAPEALFADLPGYGYAAVERQAKLRWQQVMADYLAQRRNLAGVVLLVDPRLGLTDLDQRLLDFVRPRIAVGEVKLMVVLTKTDKLNRAESTRALAAAQEALAEHVTEDADVGLLLFSALKRVGVDDLAGSLREWADGCRARWAAALAAAPAAEPGAEPAGDTPQDAVPEPGPAPEAHAPTEASASDSPPPAAP, encoded by the coding sequence ATGACTGAGCCCTTGATACCCGACGCTTCCCCCCAGGCAGGCAGCCTTCGCACGGCCCTGGCCTGGACGCACACCGCGCGCTTCCTGACGACCGCGGCCCGTCTCGACCAGCTTCCGACCAGCCTGCTGCCCGAGATCGCCTTCGTCGGCCGCAGCAATGCCGGCAAGTCCACGGCGATCAACACCCTGGCCCAGCAGCGCCGCCTGGCCTTCGCCTCGAAGACCCCCGGCCGCACCCAGCACATCAATCTGTTCAGCGTCGGCCCCAAGGATGCGCCTGAGGCCCTGTTCGCCGACCTGCCCGGCTACGGCTATGCGGCCGTCGAACGCCAGGCCAAGCTGCGCTGGCAGCAGGTGATGGCCGACTACTTGGCCCAGCGCCGCAACCTGGCCGGCGTGGTGCTGCTGGTCGATCCGCGCCTGGGCCTGACCGATCTGGATCAGCGCCTGCTCGACTTCGTGCGGCCGCGCATTGCTGTCGGCGAGGTCAAGCTGATGGTCGTGCTGACCAAGACCGACAAGCTCAACCGCGCCGAATCCACCCGCGCGCTGGCCGCCGCGCAAGAGGCCCTGGCCGAGCATGTCACCGAGGATGCCGACGTCGGCTTGCTGCTTTTCTCCGCCCTCAAGCGGGTGGGGGTCGACGACCTCGCCGGCAGCCTGCGGGAATGGGCCGATGGCTGCCGCGCCCGCTGGGCCGCGGCCCTGGCCGCTGCGCCCGCCGCCGAACCCGGCGCCGAACCCGCGGGCGACACGCCGCAGGACGCCGTACCCGAGCCCGGCCCGGCGCCCGAAGCCCACGCGCCCACCGAGGCCAGCGCAAGCGACAGCCCGCCGCCCGCCGCGCCCTGA